A single window of Salmo trutta unplaced genomic scaffold, fSalTru1.1, whole genome shotgun sequence DNA harbors:
- the LOC115186799 gene encoding zinc finger protein 2 homolog — THTGEKCYICDQCGKRFGRSGGLTVHQRTHTGEKPYSCDQCGKRFGQSGDLTVHQRTHTGEKPYSCDQCGKSFAAPSTLTRHQRIHTGEKSYICDQCGKRFGQSGDLTVHQRTHTGEKSYSCDQCGKGFSMSGSLTLHQRTHTGEKSYSCGQCGKSFAAPSTLTRHQRIHTGEKSYSCDQCGKSFSRSGSLTVHQRIHTGEKSYSCNQCGKSFTTSGSLTQHQRIHTGEKPYRCDQCGKSFTGSRNLTIHQRTHTGEKPYSCDQCGKSFITSSNLTRHQRT; from the coding sequence acacacacaggagagaaatgttatatctgtgatcagtgtgggaagcgttttggtcgatctggaggtctgacagtgcaccagagaacacacacaggagagaaaccttatagctgtgatcagtgtgggaagcgttttggtcaatctggagatctgacagtgcaccagagaacacacacaggagagaaaccttatagctgtgatcaatgtgggaagagttttgctgcaccTAGCAcactgactcgacaccagagaatacacacaggagagaaatcttatatctgtgatcagtgtgggaagcgttttggtcaatctggagatctgacagtgcaccagagaacacacacaggagagaaatcttatagctgtgatcaatgtgggaagggttttagtatgtctggctctctgactttacaccagagaacacacacaggagagaaatcttatagctgtggtcaatgtgggaagagttttgctgcaccTAGCAcactgactcgacaccagagaatacacacaggagagaaatcttatagctgtgatcaatgtgggaagagttttagtagGTCTGGctctctgacagtgcaccagagaatacacacaggagagaaatcttatagctgtaatcaatgtgggaagagttttactacatctggctctctgactcaacaccagagaatacacacaggagagaaaccttataggtgtgatcaatgtgggaagagttttacaggaTCTAGAAATCTgacaatacaccagagaacacacacaggagagaagccttatagctgtgatcaatgtgggaagagttttattacatctagcaatctgactcgacaccagagaaca